The following coding sequences lie in one Polynucleobacter necessarius genomic window:
- the rfaD gene encoding ADP-glyceromanno-heptose 6-epimerase gives MTIIVTGAAGFIGANIVQALNARGEKNIIAVDDLRPADKYRNLADLDIIDYLDKDEFLEAFRGGRLGKIKAVFHEGACSDTMETDGIFMMANNYRYTMSLLDICTAQKVQLLYASSAATYGGSDIFVESREYEKPLNIYGYSKFLFDQVMRKRFAEHANTAQVVGFRYFNVYGPRESHKGRMASVAFHQYHQYKANGHVKLFGEYGGYGAGEQSRDFVSVEDVVKVNLFFLDHPEISGIFNLGTGRAQPFNDVAHAVANAMRKLDNAKPASLQELVKEKAIEYIPFPDALKGKYQCFTQADLTKLRAAGYQEPFLNVEQGVSRYIEWLETNSGFLANPL, from the coding sequence GTGACTATTATCGTAACTGGCGCTGCAGGTTTTATTGGCGCAAATATCGTTCAAGCTCTCAACGCGCGTGGTGAGAAAAATATCATTGCCGTTGATGATTTGCGTCCTGCAGATAAATATCGCAATTTAGCTGATCTTGACATCATTGATTACTTGGATAAAGACGAGTTCCTTGAGGCATTTAGGGGTGGGCGACTTGGTAAGATAAAGGCGGTTTTCCATGAAGGTGCTTGCTCTGACACGATGGAAACCGATGGCATTTTCATGATGGCGAATAACTATCGCTACACCATGAGTTTGCTCGACATCTGTACTGCTCAAAAGGTACAACTCTTATATGCCTCATCTGCAGCCACCTATGGTGGATCTGATATCTTTGTTGAGAGTCGTGAATATGAGAAGCCGCTCAATATCTATGGTTACTCCAAGTTCCTCTTTGATCAGGTGATGCGAAAGCGTTTTGCAGAACATGCGAATACCGCTCAAGTGGTTGGCTTTCGTTACTTTAACGTCTATGGTCCACGCGAATCCCATAAGGGTCGTATGGCATCAGTCGCCTTCCATCAGTACCATCAATACAAAGCTAATGGGCACGTCAAACTGTTTGGCGAGTACGGCGGCTATGGTGCGGGCGAACAAAGTCGAGATTTTGTTTCTGTAGAAGACGTGGTTAAAGTAAACCTCTTCTTCCTTGATCACCCAGAAATCAGCGGCATTTTTAATTTGGGAACGGGTCGTGCACAGCCCTTCAATGATGTTGCACATGCGGTAGCCAATGCGATGCGTAAATTGGACAACGCTAAGCCAGCGAGCCTACAAGAGTTAGTAAAAGAAAAAGCAATCGAGTACATCCCATTTCCGGATGCGCTCAAAGGTAAGTATCAGTGCTTTACTCAAGCCGACCTTACCAAGTTGCGTGCTGCAGGCTATCAAGAACCCTTCCTTAACGTAGAGCAGGGCGTAAGTCGTTATATTGAGTGGCTAGAGACCAACTCGGGTTTCTTGGCTAACCCCCTTTAA
- the rfaE1 gene encoding D-glycero-beta-D-manno-heptose-7-phosphate kinase produces MEKANREQFSKTRLLVVGDVMLDRYWFGDTNRISPEAPVPVVQVGKIDERLGGAANVARNVAALGAQATILGIVGKDEPGQRVIDLLNSGGVDSQLEVDVDVPTIVKLRVIARQQQLIRLDFEETPTAKALAHKLERFERLIGAADVVILSDYGKGALGQVAHMIEQARAQNKMILVDPKGEDYEKYRGATVLTPNRSELRQVVGQWTSEEDLTKKAQELRKSLNLQALLLTRSEEGMSLYTNSGVGHVKAQAREVFDVSGAGDTVIATLAVALAAKWPLEMAMALANRAGGIVVGKLGTATVTSEELQ; encoded by the coding sequence ATGGAAAAAGCGAATCGAGAGCAGTTTTCTAAAACACGCCTACTGGTAGTGGGCGATGTGATGCTCGATCGCTATTGGTTTGGTGATACCAATCGCATCTCTCCTGAAGCGCCAGTTCCTGTAGTGCAAGTTGGAAAGATTGATGAACGCCTAGGCGGTGCCGCCAATGTGGCGCGGAACGTAGCCGCACTGGGCGCTCAAGCAACTATTCTGGGGATTGTTGGTAAAGATGAGCCTGGCCAACGCGTAATCGATCTTCTCAACTCTGGCGGAGTGGATAGTCAGTTGGAAGTTGATGTGGATGTTCCTACGATTGTGAAGTTGCGCGTCATTGCACGCCAGCAACAGTTAATACGATTAGATTTTGAAGAGACTCCAACAGCCAAAGCCTTGGCTCATAAGTTAGAACGTTTTGAAAGACTAATTGGGGCCGCAGATGTGGTGATTTTGTCTGATTACGGTAAAGGTGCATTAGGGCAGGTTGCTCACATGATTGAGCAGGCAAGAGCGCAAAACAAAATGATTTTGGTTGATCCCAAAGGTGAGGACTACGAGAAATATCGTGGCGCTACTGTATTGACCCCAAATCGTAGTGAACTGCGCCAAGTGGTTGGCCAGTGGACAAGCGAAGAAGATTTGACAAAAAAAGCGCAAGAACTCAGAAAATCATTAAATCTCCAGGCATTGCTCTTAACGCGCTCTGAAGAGGGGATGAGTTTATATACCAACTCTGGTGTCGGTCACGTAAAAGCGCAGGCCAGGGAAGTGTTTGATGTATCAGGAGCTGGCGATACTGTAATTGCAACCTTAGCGGTAGCGTTGGCCGCAAAGTGGCCATTAGAAATGGCAATGGCTCTGGCCAATCGTGCTGGTGGTATTGTGGTTGGTAAGCTGGGTACTGCGACCGTAACTTCAGAGGAATTACAGTGA
- a CDS encoding UDP-glucose dehydrogenase family protein → MKVTIIGSGYVGLVTGACLAEQGNNVFCLDLDPKKIEILNSGGVPIYEPGLKEMIERNRAAGRLQFSTDIAASVAHGDIQFIAVGTPPDEDGSADLQYVVAAARNIGRHMTTPKVIVDKSTVPVGTADKVQAAITEELEKRGLEPELCSVVSNPEFLKEGAAVEDFMRPDRIVIGTEATPAGLRAKEQMRKLYAPFNRNHERTYYMDVKSAELTKYAANAMLATRISFMNELANLADLVGADIESVRQGIGADSRIGFGFLYPGTGYGGSCFPKDVSALSKTAKEHGRELKILDAVEAVNEIQKYILVEKIEQRFGKDLSGMKFALWGLAFKPNTDDMREAPSRVIIAELVKRGATIVAYDPVAMPEAQHCLELDFAGNSDSLQKVSMVANPMNALNGCDALVIATEWKVFHTPDFDQVMQKLTRPIIFDGRNLYEPATMKELGIEYYGIGRHN, encoded by the coding sequence TTGAAAGTTACGATTATTGGCAGTGGTTACGTAGGCTTGGTCACAGGTGCTTGTCTTGCTGAGCAGGGAAATAATGTTTTTTGTTTGGATTTAGATCCGAAAAAGATTGAAATTCTCAATTCTGGTGGTGTTCCAATTTATGAGCCTGGTCTCAAAGAGATGATCGAGCGCAATCGTGCTGCTGGTCGTTTGCAATTTTCTACCGATATTGCTGCTTCAGTTGCTCATGGTGATATTCAATTTATTGCGGTAGGCACCCCGCCTGATGAGGATGGATCTGCTGACTTGCAATATGTTGTAGCAGCCGCTCGTAATATTGGTCGTCACATGACTACACCTAAGGTGATAGTGGATAAGTCCACCGTTCCGGTCGGTACTGCAGACAAAGTGCAAGCAGCTATTACCGAAGAATTAGAAAAGCGTGGGCTTGAGCCTGAGTTGTGCTCAGTGGTGTCTAATCCTGAGTTCTTAAAAGAGGGGGCGGCAGTTGAGGACTTCATGCGTCCAGATCGAATTGTGATCGGTACCGAGGCTACTCCTGCTGGCTTGAGAGCAAAAGAACAAATGCGCAAGCTTTATGCTCCCTTCAATCGTAACCATGAGCGTACGTATTACATGGATGTGAAAAGCGCTGAGCTAACTAAGTATGCTGCTAATGCCATGTTAGCTACCCGCATCTCCTTTATGAATGAATTGGCGAATTTAGCTGATTTAGTGGGCGCTGATATTGAGTCGGTACGCCAAGGTATAGGTGCAGACTCTCGAATCGGCTTTGGCTTTTTATATCCAGGCACTGGATATGGGGGCTCATGCTTCCCTAAGGATGTGTCTGCTTTGTCTAAAACTGCTAAAGAGCATGGTCGTGAGCTCAAAATTTTAGATGCGGTTGAAGCCGTTAATGAAATTCAGAAATACATCTTGGTAGAAAAGATCGAACAGCGCTTTGGTAAAGATCTCTCAGGCATGAAGTTTGCCCTATGGGGTCTAGCATTCAAGCCTAATACAGACGATATGCGTGAGGCTCCTAGCCGCGTCATTATTGCTGAGTTAGTCAAGCGTGGTGCAACGATTGTGGCCTATGACCCAGTAGCGATGCCGGAAGCTCAGCACTGCTTAGAATTAGATTTTGCAGGTAATTCCGATAGCTTACAGAAAGTGTCTATGGTAGCCAATCCAATGAATGCTCTAAATGGTTGCGATGCGTTGGTAATTGCTACTGAGTGGAAGGTGTTTCACACGCCTGATTTTGATCAGGTGATGCAAAAACTCACTCGCCCTATCATCTTTGATGGCCGTAATCTCTATGAGCCGGCAACCATGAAAGAATTAGGCATTGAGTACTATGGTATTGGAAGACATAATTAA
- the lapB gene encoding lipopolysaccharide assembly protein LapB, with protein MIQIATSWLLLLPVMFGIGWMASRWDLRLENRMDERERMRQQRSTFKGLSLLLNEQPDQAIETLVKIAQLDPETIELHFSLGNLFRRRGEAERAIRVHQHLANRDDLKPRDRDHAAYELGRDFLRAGLLDRAEASLNRVGSGKYAVPAKESLLEMYQIERDWKKAIIAASELESLQGKSHSTEIAQFHCELGQDALRRKDLSEAEQSIVRALQAVPNHARALILQGDYCMAMERPSQAIEAWSKIATSHPAYMHLLADRWMVAHTALDKATEGLDQLLALLKTQASGELLDIVYKQVMQLRGPQAANVMLSDVMQYSPSLSALSKMAETRLALEQGVASPERLLELQSILKLLRQRATSLARYTCGNCGFRARRFYWQCPGCNNWEAYSPRRSEGAAPSGPSM; from the coding sequence ATGATTCAGATTGCTACCTCATGGTTATTGCTTTTGCCAGTCATGTTTGGAATTGGCTGGATGGCATCACGCTGGGATTTGCGCCTTGAAAACCGTATGGATGAGCGTGAGCGTATGCGTCAACAGCGCTCAACCTTTAAAGGCTTAAGTCTTTTATTGAATGAGCAACCCGATCAAGCTATCGAGACTTTGGTCAAGATTGCACAGCTAGATCCAGAAACGATTGAGCTTCATTTCTCTTTGGGCAATTTATTTCGTCGTCGTGGTGAAGCCGAGCGAGCCATTCGTGTGCATCAGCATTTGGCAAATCGTGATGATTTGAAGCCGCGCGATCGTGACCATGCTGCGTATGAGTTGGGTCGAGATTTCCTGCGTGCGGGCTTGCTGGACCGTGCTGAGGCTTCATTAAATCGTGTGGGTAGTGGAAAGTATGCCGTTCCTGCCAAGGAAAGTCTTTTGGAGATGTACCAAATCGAGCGTGATTGGAAAAAAGCTATCATCGCTGCAAGCGAGCTCGAAAGTCTGCAAGGAAAATCTCATAGCACTGAAATTGCTCAGTTTCATTGTGAGCTAGGTCAAGATGCCCTGCGCCGTAAAGACTTGTCTGAGGCTGAGCAATCGATTGTTCGTGCGTTGCAGGCAGTTCCAAATCATGCCCGTGCCTTAATTTTGCAGGGTGACTATTGTATGGCGATGGAGCGTCCCAGCCAAGCAATCGAAGCGTGGAGCAAGATTGCTACTTCTCATCCCGCTTACATGCATCTATTGGCTGATCGTTGGATGGTCGCCCATACTGCGCTAGATAAAGCAACCGAGGGCTTAGATCAACTGCTGGCATTGCTCAAAACTCAAGCTTCGGGTGAGTTATTGGATATTGTCTATAAGCAAGTCATGCAGTTGCGCGGCCCACAAGCGGCTAATGTGATGCTGTCTGATGTGATGCAGTATTCACCTAGTTTAAGTGCACTCTCCAAGATGGCAGAAACCCGTCTCGCGTTAGAGCAAGGAGTTGCCAGCCCTGAAAGATTATTAGAGTTGCAATCGATCTTGAAGCTCTTGCGTCAACGCGCAACCAGCTTAGCTCGCTACACTTGCGGTAATTGTGGCTTTAGAGCTCGTAGATTCTATTGGCAGTGCCCTGGCTGTAATAATTGGGAGGCATACTCCCCACGACGCTCTGAGGGTGCTGCGCCTAGTGGACCATCAATGTAA
- the rpsA gene encoding 30S ribosomal protein S1, with product MSESFAELFEESLTRSNMKTGQVISAEVLRIDHNFVVVNAGLKSEAFIPVEEFHNDAGEIEVAPGDFVSVAIDALENGYGDTILSRDKAKRLASWLNLEKALEQAEIVTGTVTGKVKGGLTVMVNGIRAFLPGSLVDTRPIKDTSPYEGKTMEFKVIKLDRKRNNVVLSRRAVVEASQGEERAKLMSNLKEGAVVTGLVKNITDYGAFVDLGGIDGLLHITDLAWRRVRHPSEMLTVGQEVTAKILKFDQEKNRVSLGVKQLGDDPWVGIARRYPPNTRLFGKVTNLTDYGAFVEIESGIEGLVHVSEMDWTNKNVAPSKATALGTEVEVMVLDIDEDKRRISLGIKQCKANPWEEFARSQQKGDKLSGAIKSITDFGVFIGLPGGIDGLVHLSDLSWNEPGEEAVKKYKKGDEVEATVLAIDVEKERISLGIKQLSGDPFNNYTSVNDKGALVTGTVKAVDAKGATIHLADEVEAYLRASEISTDRVEDARNVLKEGDSVTAMIINIDRKSRAINLSIKAKDSSDQQDAMSKLQGDAQSGTTNLGALLKAKLDNQG from the coding sequence ATGTCTGAATCATTTGCAGAATTATTTGAAGAATCATTAACCCGATCGAATATGAAGACCGGCCAAGTTATTTCGGCTGAAGTTCTTCGCATCGACCATAACTTCGTCGTTGTTAACGCTGGCTTAAAGTCTGAGGCGTTTATTCCTGTTGAAGAATTCCATAACGACGCTGGCGAGATTGAAGTAGCTCCTGGCGATTTCGTTTCTGTCGCTATTGACGCCCTCGAAAACGGCTATGGCGACACTATCCTCTCCCGTGACAAAGCTAAGCGCTTGGCATCATGGTTGAATTTGGAGAAAGCACTCGAACAAGCTGAAATCGTTACCGGTACTGTTACTGGTAAGGTTAAAGGTGGCTTGACTGTCATGGTTAACGGTATCCGCGCATTCTTGCCTGGATCACTAGTTGATACTCGCCCAATCAAGGACACCAGCCCTTACGAAGGTAAGACTATGGAGTTCAAGGTGATCAAGCTTGACCGTAAGCGTAACAACGTAGTGTTGTCACGTCGTGCAGTGGTCGAGGCTAGCCAAGGTGAAGAGCGTGCTAAGTTGATGTCTAACTTGAAAGAAGGCGCTGTTGTTACTGGCCTCGTTAAGAACATTACTGACTACGGCGCATTCGTTGATCTCGGTGGTATCGATGGCCTCTTGCACATCACTGACTTGGCATGGCGTCGTGTGCGTCACCCAAGCGAGATGTTGACTGTTGGTCAAGAAGTAACTGCAAAGATTTTGAAGTTCGATCAAGAGAAAAACCGCGTTTCACTCGGCGTGAAACAACTCGGTGATGATCCATGGGTTGGTATCGCTCGCCGTTACCCGCCAAACACCCGTTTATTCGGCAAAGTAACTAACCTCACAGATTACGGCGCATTCGTTGAAATCGAATCTGGTATCGAAGGTTTGGTGCACGTTTCTGAAATGGACTGGACAAACAAGAACGTTGCTCCAAGCAAAGCAACTGCATTGGGCACCGAAGTTGAAGTCATGGTTCTCGATATCGATGAAGACAAGCGTCGTATTAGCTTGGGTATCAAACAGTGCAAAGCAAATCCTTGGGAAGAGTTTGCACGTTCACAACAAAAAGGCGATAAGTTGTCTGGCGCCATTAAGTCTATTACTGACTTTGGTGTGTTCATCGGCTTGCCTGGTGGTATCGACGGTTTAGTTCACCTCTCAGATCTCTCATGGAATGAGCCGGGCGAAGAAGCTGTTAAGAAATACAAAAAAGGTGATGAAGTTGAAGCTACGGTATTGGCAATTGATGTTGAGAAAGAGCGTATCTCGCTTGGTATCAAGCAATTGTCTGGCGACCCATTCAATAACTACACATCCGTTAACGACAAAGGTGCTTTAGTTACCGGCACTGTGAAGGCTGTTGATGCTAAGGGTGCAACTATTCACTTAGCCGATGAAGTTGAAGCATACTTGCGCGCCTCTGAAATCTCAACCGATCGCGTTGAAGATGCGCGCAATGTATTGAAAGAAGGCGATAGCGTAACTGCCATGATCATTAATATTGATCGTAAGTCACGCGCAATTAATCTTTCAATCAAAGCAAAAGATAGCTCTGATCAACAAGATGCAATGAGCAAGCTCCAAGGTGATGCGCAGTCTGGCACAACCAATTTGGGTGCTTTGTTAAAGGCAAAATTGGATAATCAAGGCTAA
- the cmk gene encoding (d)CMP kinase, whose translation MSNYPVIAIDGPTASGKGTVASLVAQKLGFHYLDSGALYRLVALASEKEGIDVNNGPELGLLVHKLLISFKNNQIFLNGEEVTNAIRTESIGLRASALAVHPEVRAALVGLQHTFRQSPGLVADGRDMASVIFSDAVLKVFLTASAAARAERRYKQLIAKGISAKLEDLLQDLQERDARDSSRGAAPLMIADSAKVLETSDLSIDQAVKTVLDWYQSAIA comes from the coding sequence ATGAGTAATTATCCAGTCATCGCTATCGATGGTCCCACCGCTTCTGGCAAAGGTACCGTGGCTTCTTTAGTCGCCCAAAAACTGGGGTTTCATTATTTAGATAGTGGCGCCCTGTACCGCCTAGTCGCTTTAGCCAGCGAAAAAGAGGGGATCGACGTCAATAATGGCCCAGAGTTAGGTCTTTTGGTTCATAAGTTATTGATTTCATTTAAAAATAATCAAATTTTTCTCAATGGTGAAGAGGTTACCAACGCCATTCGTACCGAAAGTATTGGCTTGCGAGCCTCAGCACTAGCGGTTCATCCAGAAGTTAGAGCCGCATTGGTGGGTCTCCAGCATACTTTTCGTCAATCTCCTGGTTTGGTGGCTGATGGCAGGGATATGGCCAGCGTGATATTCTCAGATGCAGTTTTGAAGGTTTTTTTGACTGCAAGTGCTGCTGCCAGAGCAGAGCGACGCTATAAGCAATTGATAGCTAAGGGAATTTCTGCTAAACTAGAAGACTTGCTGCAAGATTTACAGGAACGTGATGCCCGAGACAGTAGTCGAGGTGCGGCGCCCTTAATGATTGCGGATAGTGCAAAAGTGCTTGAAACATCAGATTTGTCGATAGATCAAGCAGTTAAGACAGTTTTAGATTGGTATCAATCTGCAATTGCCTAA
- the aroA gene encoding 3-phosphoshikimate 1-carboxyvinyltransferase codes for MPEIRVGPLKRAQGSIVLPGSKSISNRALLLAALSSGTTTLKNLLDADDTQVMRNALCQLGLSVTDQANHVCVVEGCGGQFPVRDAELFMGNAGTAIRPLTAALAMQGGNYRLSGVARMHERPIRDLVDGLRQVGAKIDYELQEGYPPIKISAAEIHIQDVIQVRGDVSSQFLTALLMALPLVASEPVCIKVVGELISRPYIDITLKLMARFGVVVECPDAQSFIIPAKISESVYKSPGQLSVEGDASSASYFLALGAIGNGPVRVLGVGKDSIQGDVAFADALALMGANITAGEDWIEVAGVKNANGKLNGITIDCTEIPDAAMTLAVAALFAEGPTRLNNIASWRVKETDRIVAMAKELKKVGAIVEEGADYIVVQAPASPADWQSPSEGIDTYDDHRMAMCFSIAAFGPNALKINDPNCVAKTFPTYFAEFAKVVS; via the coding sequence TTGCCAGAGATTCGTGTTGGGCCATTAAAACGAGCGCAAGGCTCAATTGTTCTGCCGGGCTCTAAAAGTATTTCAAATCGCGCTTTACTCTTAGCGGCGCTTTCGAGCGGCACCACCACCTTAAAAAACCTTTTAGATGCTGACGACACTCAGGTGATGCGTAATGCGCTTTGCCAATTAGGCCTGTCAGTGACCGATCAGGCTAATCACGTTTGCGTAGTCGAAGGCTGCGGTGGTCAATTTCCAGTGCGCGATGCAGAGCTGTTTATGGGAAATGCCGGCACTGCAATTCGCCCTTTAACAGCCGCTCTAGCAATGCAGGGTGGTAACTATCGCTTGTCAGGTGTGGCTCGTATGCATGAAAGACCTATTCGAGATTTGGTCGATGGATTACGCCAAGTCGGAGCAAAAATTGATTACGAATTGCAAGAAGGTTATCCGCCTATCAAGATTTCCGCAGCAGAAATTCACATTCAAGATGTGATTCAAGTTCGCGGCGATGTTTCTAGTCAATTCCTCACGGCTTTACTCATGGCCTTGCCATTAGTGGCTAGCGAGCCAGTGTGCATCAAGGTGGTTGGTGAGCTGATTTCTCGCCCATACATTGATATCACCTTAAAGCTGATGGCGCGTTTTGGTGTTGTGGTTGAATGCCCTGATGCGCAATCATTCATCATTCCTGCAAAAATATCGGAGTCTGTATACAAGAGCCCGGGTCAATTATCAGTTGAGGGAGATGCCTCTTCAGCCTCTTACTTTCTGGCGCTTGGCGCCATTGGCAATGGTCCTGTGCGAGTTCTCGGTGTCGGCAAAGATAGTATCCAAGGAGATGTTGCATTTGCTGATGCACTGGCGTTAATGGGTGCCAACATTACTGCGGGTGAGGATTGGATTGAAGTTGCGGGCGTGAAAAATGCGAACGGCAAATTGAACGGTATTACTATTGATTGCACCGAGATTCCTGATGCAGCAATGACGCTTGCAGTAGCAGCGCTATTTGCAGAAGGACCGACTCGCTTAAATAACATTGCGAGCTGGCGCGTTAAAGAAACTGATCGTATTGTAGCGATGGCAAAAGAGTTAAAGAAAGTTGGAGCAATCGTTGAAGAAGGTGCTGACTACATTGTTGTGCAGGCGCCAGCATCACCTGCCGACTGGCAATCTCCAAGCGAAGGTATCGATACTTACGATGATCATCGTATGGCGATGTGTTTCTCGATTGCAGCATTTGGACCAAATGCATTGAAGATCAACGATCCCAACTGCGTTGCTAAAACTTTCCCGACATACTTTGCTGAATTTGCAAAAGTTGTCAGTTAA
- a CDS encoding prephenate dehydrogenase produces MTIINPSSNYGTVTIVGVGLIGASLGLALKQAGVVNTVLGVGRSKQNLDQALKMGAIDGVVDLVEAAKQSDVIVLCVPVAQMRAAFEVMEPCLEPRTMITDAGSTKGDVILAAKEVLGKKACQFVPAHPIAGGAQHGAAAAKADLFKGKQTIICPLQENSPEDTALITGFWESVGSEVKRIGVVQHDAIYAAVSHLPHILSYALMASVVNSEDAEQKLSHVGAGFKDFTRIAASSPEMWRDICLGNRTAILKELDQYLLIVNHMRKLIAENDGAGLEKLFNKASKAR; encoded by the coding sequence ATGACCATCATTAATCCATCAAGTAACTACGGCACTGTCACCATTGTGGGTGTTGGTTTGATTGGTGCATCTCTGGGTTTGGCTCTTAAGCAAGCGGGCGTTGTGAATACAGTATTGGGCGTTGGTCGTAGCAAACAAAATCTTGATCAGGCCCTCAAGATGGGAGCAATTGATGGTGTAGTGGATTTGGTAGAAGCCGCTAAGCAATCTGATGTGATTGTGCTTTGTGTTCCTGTGGCGCAAATGCGCGCAGCGTTTGAGGTGATGGAGCCTTGTTTAGAGCCTCGCACCATGATTACTGATGCCGGCAGTACAAAGGGTGATGTCATCTTGGCCGCTAAAGAGGTGTTGGGTAAAAAAGCCTGCCAATTTGTACCTGCCCACCCTATTGCGGGTGGTGCTCAGCATGGCGCTGCAGCTGCTAAAGCGGATTTATTCAAAGGCAAACAAACCATCATTTGCCCATTGCAGGAAAATTCTCCAGAGGACACTGCGCTAATCACTGGCTTTTGGGAGTCAGTTGGTTCGGAAGTGAAAAGGATTGGCGTGGTTCAGCACGATGCAATTTATGCGGCCGTTTCGCATTTACCGCATATCCTATCTTATGCTCTGATGGCTAGCGTTGTTAACTCTGAAGACGCTGAGCAAAAACTCAGTCATGTAGGTGCTGGCTTTAAAGATTTCACTCGTATTGCAGCCTCTAGTCCAGAAATGTGGCGCGATATTTGCTTAGGCAATCGCACTGCAATCTTGAAAGAGCTGGATCAATACCTGCTCATTGTTAATCACATGCGTAAATTAATTGCCGAAAATGATGGTGCTGGTTTAGAGAAATTATTTAATAAGGCGAGCAAAGCACGTTAA
- the hisC gene encoding histidinol-phosphate transaminase, translated as MTSKIGLKHIHAIAPYVGGRPISEVAREYGLDESKIVKLASNENPLGMPKSAQEAMIKAASDLGRYPDSNGFELKKVLAERLGVPADWITLGNGSNDILELAARAVAHADDEVIFSKHAFAVYPLATQAVGAKAIEVSATDAYGHDLPAMLEAIKISGDKAKLVFVANPNNPTGSYLTAEEIEDFLTAVPSHVVVVLDEAYNEYLTPEQRYDAVAWVKRFPNMILSRSFSKAYGLAGLRIGYGVAQTQLTDLLNRIRQPFNVNSLAQAAAIAAFQDKTFLQQGYELNRAGYEQLTSAFDSLGLKYLPSAGNFVLVKVGDDDQAGARINLALLKRGIIVRPVGNYGLPQWLRISIGLPGENAAFIEALKAILSGH; from the coding sequence ATGACCTCTAAGATTGGTTTAAAACATATTCATGCCATTGCGCCTTACGTCGGCGGTCGCCCGATTAGTGAAGTTGCGCGCGAATATGGTTTAGACGAGAGCAAAATTGTGAAGCTGGCTTCCAATGAAAATCCATTGGGTATGCCTAAGTCTGCACAAGAGGCGATGATTAAAGCGGCTAGTGATTTGGGTCGCTATCCAGATTCCAATGGTTTTGAATTGAAAAAAGTATTGGCAGAGCGCTTAGGGGTGCCAGCAGACTGGATCACCTTAGGAAATGGCAGTAATGACATTTTGGAGTTGGCTGCACGCGCAGTTGCCCACGCTGATGATGAAGTGATTTTTTCTAAACATGCCTTTGCCGTTTATCCGCTTGCTACGCAGGCGGTTGGCGCAAAGGCTATTGAAGTCTCTGCAACAGATGCTTATGGACATGATTTGCCAGCAATGCTCGAAGCTATAAAGATCTCAGGAGATAAAGCAAAGCTCGTCTTTGTGGCAAACCCCAACAATCCAACAGGAAGTTATTTGACTGCTGAAGAGATCGAAGATTTTTTAACGGCAGTCCCATCTCACGTAGTTGTCGTTTTGGATGAGGCGTACAACGAATACCTTACTCCAGAGCAGCGCTATGACGCAGTTGCTTGGGTTAAACGTTTCCCGAATATGATTTTGTCACGCAGTTTTTCGAAGGCCTATGGTCTTGCCGGCTTGCGTATTGGTTATGGTGTCGCGCAAACTCAACTAACCGATTTATTAAATCGTATTCGTCAACCCTTTAACGTTAATAGCTTGGCACAAGCCGCGGCAATTGCTGCTTTTCAAGACAAGACTTTCTTGCAGCAAGGATATGAGCTCAATCGTGCGGGTTATGAGCAGCTTACCAGTGCTTTTGATAGCTTAGGCCTCAAATACCTTCCATCTGCTGGAAACTTTGTTTTAGTAAAAGTGGGTGACGATGATCAAGCAGGTGCTCGAATAAATTTGGCCCTGCTCAAGCGCGGCATCATTGTTCGCCCAGTAGGGAACTACGGCTTGCCTCAGTGGTTGAGAATTTCTATTGGATTGCCGGGAGAGAACGCAGCATTCATCGAAGCTCTCAAGGCTATCCTGTCAGGGCACTAA